In Candidatus Atribacteria bacterium ADurb.Bin276, one DNA window encodes the following:
- a CDS encoding GIY-YIG nuclease superfamily protein has protein sequence MSNRYNKVLYVGITSYLIKRVWEHKNKVVDGFTKRYNLYKLVYYEIYDDIETAINREKQIKSWPRKKKIVLINAFNPSWDDLYEKLSK, from the coding sequence ATGAGCAATCGTTACAACAAAGTTTTATACGTTGGCATCACCAGTTATTTGATAAAAAGAGTCTGGGAACATAAAAATAAAGTCGTTGATGGCTTTACCAAGAGATATAACCTGTATAAATTAGTCTATTACGAAATATATGATGATATTGAAACTGCCATCAATCGAGAAAAACAAATCAAGTCATGGCCGAGAAAAAAGAAAATAGTCCTAATCAATGCTTTTAATCCCTCTTGGGATGATTTATATGAAAAATTATCCAAATAG